A region of Subtercola boreus DNA encodes the following proteins:
- a CDS encoding alpha/beta hydrolase fold domain-containing protein — translation MARRFCSGGTRERAVNSHAGLVWLHDHAQDLGVDPSRIAIMGDSGGGGVAAGLAIHARDNSGPAIARQILIYPMLDDRNVDPDPELVPFATWSYDDNFTGWNALLGDLRGSDEVPASASPSRIVDPAGLPPAYVEVGELDIFRNEDIEYARRLSAAGVSTELHVHPSVPHAWETFAFSGAVAKRSAEDRIRVISSF, via the coding sequence ATGGCGCGCAGATTCTGCTCCGGTGGTACCAGAGAACGGGCAGTCAACTCGCATGCAGGCCTGGTGTGGTTGCACGATCATGCGCAGGACCTCGGTGTCGATCCGTCGAGGATCGCCATCATGGGCGACAGCGGCGGAGGTGGCGTGGCGGCAGGGCTCGCAATCCATGCCCGCGACAACAGTGGACCCGCCATTGCGAGGCAGATCTTGATCTACCCCATGCTCGACGACCGCAACGTCGACCCCGACCCCGAGCTCGTACCGTTTGCGACGTGGTCCTACGATGACAACTTCACGGGGTGGAACGCCCTACTCGGCGACCTGCGGGGCAGCGATGAGGTACCAGCGTCGGCCTCACCGTCGCGAATCGTCGATCCGGCAGGTCTTCCTCCTGCGTATGTGGAGGTCGGCGAGCTCGACATCTTCCGCAACGAGGACATCGAGTATGCACGCCGCCTCAGCGCGGCAGGCGTCTCGACGGAACTGCACGTGCACCCCTCTGTGCCACACGCCTGGGAGACTTTTGCCTTCTCCGGAGCGGTGGCGAAACGCTCCGCCGAGGACAGGATCCGGGTCATCTCGTCATTCTGA